TGAGGTCTTTAAAAAGCCTTTTTTTTTTCTAGCTACGATAAGCTTGCAATCTTCCGAGATGCCTAATATATTAACGTGGACATCTGGCTGGTATTTTTTGAGAGATTGAGGAGCTTGTCTAATGGTAGAAGTTAGTAGTTTTCAAGGAGAGTTTCTTGGAGATTATAGAATTATCAAGCGTCTTGGGAAGGATTTATGGAGCGAAAGTTTTTTAGCGGAACATAGATTCATTAAAAAGAAATATCATTTGAGAGTTTTAGATAAAAGTTTGTTAGACCAGGAGTCTTTCTTAGGAAGATTTCAGGAGCTAGTTGTTCGATTAACGACTTTGGATCATCCTGGAATTGCCAGGATAGAGAATGTATCGTCTTTTGAAGGCAATTATTTTCTTGTTAACTCTTTCGAGGAGGACGGCAATGCTTTTGTTTCTCTTACTCAGTATGTCTTAGGCAGTCGTTCTGCTATTAAGGAGAGTGAGGTTGTGTCCATTCTGGAGGGCGTTGCGGAAATTTTGGATTACGCCTATGAAAGAGGCGTGGGACATGGAGAGCTGCATCCAGATAAGATTTTATTAAAGAAGTCTGGAGAAAAGTTCCGTATAGTGGTTCAGGATTTCGGTTTTGGAGAGTTATTAAGAGAATATCTGCCGAAAGCTTTATTTGCCTGTGATTTTCAGAGGTCTACGGCCAGGGATCTATACCTTTCAATAGCAAATGATATGGCTTTTCGTTCTCCCGAATATGGGTTGAGAAGTGACAGGGAAGAGGATGTGTACGCTTTTGGGGCGTTAGCGTACTTTTTATTATCACAAAAGCTTCCTTTAGGAAGGTTTGCAATATTTTCATCACAAAAAAGTTACTTGTATGACTGGAAGAGAGTTTTTGAGATTTCTTTTTCAGAAGAATCTTTGGATGTAAACTCGCTGTCTTCACTGATAGTTAAAAAATCTCCTGAGGCTCATTCTATAAATATGGCTACTGGAGATAGTGGGGCGGTTGAAGTTAAAGATATTGCAGAGGAAGTAGTAGAGAGCAAGGTTTCGGGTTTTGTTAAAGAAGAGCTTGCTGAAAGTGTTGCTTTGCCAAGAGAAGTTATTGATGAAGTAGTTAAGCCAGAATTTGTTTTAGTTGAAGCTCAATCAATTGACGAGGCTATGGATACTTCGTATGGACAAGAAAATTCTTGTGATGAGGGGACGGAAGGTTACTCGGGTATATTGCAAGCGATACTTTCTCGAGAGCCTATTGTTAGTCAGTATAAAGAGAAAGGGCGAGTGAGTGTTGAAATTGAACCCTTGCTTACAGAAATGGTCCTTATAGAGGGGGGAGAATTTTCTAGAGGTTCTATGAATGGTAATAGAGATGAGCAACCTATCCATAAAGTTATTTTGGACGCTTTTTTTATGGATATTCATCCTGTTACCAATGAGCAGTTCATTTTATTTTTAGAACACTGTGGGAATGACAAAGATAAAAATTATAATGATTTTATTCGATTTAAGGAGTCTAGGATTCGTAGAGCTGCAGGTAAGCTCATTGTTGAGCCGGGTTATTCTTTGCATCCCGTTGTAGGGGTGACGTGGTATGGGGCCTATAGCTATTCAGAGTGGGTAGGCAAACGACTTCCGACAGAAGCTGAATGGGAGGTTGCGGCCTCGGCCGGCTTGGCAGTAAGTTACCCTAGTGGGAATGAATTAGACAAGACGTTAGCAAACTTTTTCAGCTCAGATACTACTGCGGTGAAGAGTTATCCAGCGAACCCTTTAGGGCTATATGATATGGCAGGGAATGTTTATGAATGGTGTTCTGATTGGTATGGATATGATTATTATGAACACTCAGCTCAAGAGCCATATTCGCCTAAAGGACCGGTGCAAGGAGTGTACAGAGTGCTTCGGGGGGGGTGTTGGAAAAGTTTGAAAGAAGATTTAAGGGTTTCTCATCGACACAGAAATAACCCAGGAACGGTTAATGGCACATATGGATTTCGTTGTGCTAAGGATGTTCGTTAGGTAATGACAGGTGTTCTTGTGGATGAGCAATCGTATCTAGATTTGTGCAGGCTAGTAAAAGAGCATGACCATAAGTATTACGTCCTCAACGAGCCAAGTATTTCAGATTATGAATACGACCTTTTACTGAAACGGTTGGAGAGTATAGAACAAGAGCATCCGGAGTGGAAAGTACCGTGGTCTCCTACAGAGAAATTGGGAGATAATGTCCGTAAGGGTGTTTCTGTCGCCTCGCATCAAGTTTCGATGTTGTCGATAGCTAATGTCTACTCGATAAGCGAGTTAGGTGATTTTTTTGATAGAGTGGAAAAGTCTCTAGGTTTTTCTCCTGAATATGTAGCTGAGCTGAAAATTGACGGTATAGCAGTTTCTTTACGGTATGAGAACGGAGAATTCAAGCAAGCTCTTAGTCGGGGAGACGGTAAAGTAGGAGAAGATATCACGACAAATATTCGAACTATAAAAACGCTACCGTTGCAAATTACAACAGAATATGCTCTCCGGTTTCCTAGTTTTGATATTCGGGGAGAGGTGTACCTACCCAAAGCGGCTTTTGAAGAAATTAATAGGCTGCAAGCCAAGGAGGGAAAGGCCCTGTTTGCAAATCCTAGGAATACAGCTGGTGGTACATTGAAGTTGTTGTCCTCAGAGGAAGTCGGTAGGAGGAACTTACATATTTCGATGTATGGGATGTTTTTGGGAGACTCTTGTGAAAAGTTGATGTCACATCACGAGATGTTGGAGTTATGTTCCCAGATGGGGTTCCCCGTTGATAGTAGGCCTATTAAGTGTACAACCTTTGAAGCGGTTAGGGATTATATTCAGTGTATAGAGCAGGAGCGGGGAGATCTGCCTATGGAAATCGATGGGGTGGTGATAAAAGTTAACAATATTGAAGCTAGGGATCTTCTTGGGGCTACAGGAAAACATTATCGATGGGCTGTAGCATATAAATTTGCTCCTGAGCAAGCGGAGACTTTTGTGAAGGATATTGTGGTTCAAGTGGGAAGGACAGGGGTATTA
This is a stretch of genomic DNA from Chlamydiifrater phoenicopteri. It encodes these proteins:
- a CDS encoding SUMF1/EgtB/PvdO family nonheme iron enzyme — protein: MVEVSSFQGEFLGDYRIIKRLGKDLWSESFLAEHRFIKKKYHLRVLDKSLLDQESFLGRFQELVVRLTTLDHPGIARIENVSSFEGNYFLVNSFEEDGNAFVSLTQYVLGSRSAIKESEVVSILEGVAEILDYAYERGVGHGELHPDKILLKKSGEKFRIVVQDFGFGELLREYLPKALFACDFQRSTARDLYLSIANDMAFRSPEYGLRSDREEDVYAFGALAYFLLSQKLPLGRFAIFSSQKSYLYDWKRVFEISFSEESLDVNSLSSLIVKKSPEAHSINMATGDSGAVEVKDIAEEVVESKVSGFVKEELAESVALPREVIDEVVKPEFVLVEAQSIDEAMDTSYGQENSCDEGTEGYSGILQAILSREPIVSQYKEKGRVSVEIEPLLTEMVLIEGGEFSRGSMNGNRDEQPIHKVILDAFFMDIHPVTNEQFILFLEHCGNDKDKNYNDFIRFKESRIRRAAGKLIVEPGYSLHPVVGVTWYGAYSYSEWVGKRLPTEAEWEVAASAGLAVSYPSGNELDKTLANFFSSDTTAVKSYPANPLGLYDMAGNVYEWCSDWYGYDYYEHSAQEPYSPKGPVQGVYRVLRGGCWKSLKEDLRVSHRHRNNPGTVNGTYGFRCAKDVR
- the ligA gene encoding NAD-dependent DNA ligase LigA, producing MTGVLVDEQSYLDLCRLVKEHDHKYYVLNEPSISDYEYDLLLKRLESIEQEHPEWKVPWSPTEKLGDNVRKGVSVASHQVSMLSIANVYSISELGDFFDRVEKSLGFSPEYVAELKIDGIAVSLRYENGEFKQALSRGDGKVGEDITTNIRTIKTLPLQITTEYALRFPSFDIRGEVYLPKAAFEEINRLQAKEGKALFANPRNTAGGTLKLLSSEEVGRRNLHISMYGMFLGDSCEKLMSHHEMLELCSQMGFPVDSRPIKCTTFEAVRDYIQCIEQERGDLPMEIDGVVIKVNNIEARDLLGATGKHYRWAVAYKFAPEQAETFVKDIVVQVGRTGVLTPVALLEPVLLSGSVVSRATLHNEEEIRRKDIRIGDSVLIEKGGDIIPKVVEVCLAKRSPESKPWSMPNVCPVCHSEIERRSGEVLIRCVNPFCSASEVGKLHFFISKPAFDIDNVGPKIVSKLFDMGLVSCRSDIFRLDESALRKVPGFKDKSVKNILQAIESSKHISLSRFIFSLGIPLVGSGTAELLASRYTTLEAFLKATKEELIFIEGIGEKVADSVICFISNSENLQEIEELCSLGVVVEPYEHFSEDQEASIFYNKTVVITGGLEGLSRREAEKAVLSRGGKVSSSVSSSTDYLVVGSSPGSKYKKALELGVTILDEKEFKSAL